In Kitasatospora sp. NBC_00240, the following are encoded in one genomic region:
- a CDS encoding biotin carboxylase N-terminal domain-containing protein, with protein MFDTVLVANRGEIAVRVIRTLRRLGVRSVAVFSDADADAPHVREADVAVRLGPPDRSDSSAAETYLRTDQILAAARRTGAQAVHPGYGFLAENASFARACADAGLAFIGPPPTAVELMGDKINAKEAVRTAGVPVVPGSQDTAPSDAELTAAADAIGYPVLLKPSAGGGGKGMRLVRDPADLPAEIEAARRVARTAFGDDTLLLERWIDRPRHIEVQVLADAHGRTVHLGERECSLQRRHQKLIEEAPSVLLNPETRAAMGAAAVRAAEACGYTGAGTVEFIVPGLDPTADEPPAGVLDFFFMEMNTRLQVEHPVTELAIVVGRDSADPRRLDLVEWQLRIAAGENLPFDQSDISFLGHAIEARICAEDPERDFLPTGGRILLLEEPQGEGIRVDSGVAPGTEIASAYDPMLAKVIAYGPDRPTALRRLRSALADTRILGVTTNTGFLRRLLAHPDVVAGRLDTGLVEQTAQQNPVLLASPYSPAGAAAEPAATDGDLAPGAASAAVPPSGTAPSTGTTGADAAADLGTVAHPGATPSVPPTHLLYYAAALARQLELTPPTSHDGWTDPFSLPSGWRLGGETAWTTHRLRVPGQDPVSVSVRPVTASNVAEATDNPSGSTPDLHIRIGDGPVQQVRATQSGRRLHLTVDGLRTTFAHATDNPSGQPAAGPVTWLGIDGDAWALHPYDPVGDRSAAGGAHHGALTAPMPGTVTVVKTSAGEQVRRGQALLVLEAMKMEHVIAAPHDGTVSELRAVAGATVAMEELLVVVTPDDAAAPAPVGVTS; from the coding sequence ATGTTCGACACAGTTCTGGTCGCCAACCGTGGCGAGATCGCCGTTCGGGTGATCCGCACCCTCAGGCGGCTCGGCGTACGCTCGGTCGCCGTGTTCAGCGATGCGGACGCCGACGCGCCGCACGTCCGCGAGGCCGATGTCGCCGTGCGGCTCGGGCCGCCCGACCGCAGCGACAGCTCGGCCGCCGAAACCTACCTGCGGACGGACCAGATCCTGGCGGCGGCCCGCCGCACCGGTGCCCAGGCCGTCCACCCCGGCTACGGCTTCCTCGCCGAGAACGCCTCCTTCGCCCGTGCCTGCGCCGACGCCGGCCTGGCCTTCATCGGCCCTCCTCCCACGGCCGTCGAGCTGATGGGGGACAAGATCAATGCCAAGGAGGCGGTCCGCACCGCCGGGGTGCCGGTGGTACCCGGCAGCCAGGACACCGCTCCCAGTGACGCCGAACTCACCGCTGCGGCGGACGCGATCGGCTACCCCGTGCTGCTGAAGCCCTCCGCCGGCGGTGGCGGCAAGGGCATGCGGCTGGTCCGGGACCCGGCCGACCTGCCGGCCGAGATCGAGGCCGCCCGCCGGGTGGCCCGCACCGCCTTCGGCGACGACACCCTGCTGCTGGAGCGCTGGATCGACCGGCCGCGACACATCGAGGTGCAGGTGCTGGCCGACGCCCACGGCCGCACCGTCCACCTCGGCGAGCGCGAGTGCAGCCTGCAGCGCCGCCACCAGAAGCTGATCGAAGAGGCACCCTCCGTCCTGCTCAACCCCGAGACGCGCGCCGCGATGGGCGCGGCAGCCGTCCGGGCCGCCGAGGCCTGCGGCTACACCGGGGCCGGCACCGTCGAATTCATCGTTCCCGGCCTCGACCCGACCGCCGACGAGCCGCCCGCCGGCGTCCTGGACTTCTTCTTCATGGAGATGAACACCCGGCTCCAGGTGGAACACCCCGTCACGGAACTGGCGATCGTCGTGGGCCGCGACAGCGCGGACCCGCGGCGGCTGGACCTGGTCGAGTGGCAACTGCGGATCGCCGCCGGCGAGAACCTCCCGTTCGACCAGTCGGACATCTCCTTCCTGGGCCACGCCATCGAGGCCCGAATCTGCGCGGAGGACCCGGAGCGGGACTTCCTGCCGACCGGCGGCCGCATCCTGCTCCTGGAGGAACCTCAGGGCGAGGGCATCCGGGTCGACTCGGGCGTCGCCCCGGGCACCGAGATCGCCAGCGCCTACGACCCCATGCTGGCCAAGGTGATCGCGTACGGACCCGACCGCCCGACCGCCCTGCGCCGGCTGCGCAGCGCGCTCGCGGACACCCGGATCCTCGGCGTGACCACCAACACCGGCTTCCTGCGACGACTTCTCGCACACCCCGATGTCGTCGCGGGCCGCCTCGACACCGGCCTGGTCGAACAGACGGCCCAGCAGAACCCCGTGCTGCTGGCCTCTCCGTACTCCCCGGCCGGTGCCGCGGCCGAACCCGCCGCTACCGACGGCGATCTGGCCCCGGGCGCCGCCTCAGCTGCAGTGCCCCCCTCCGGCACTGCACCCTCGACCGGCACGACCGGCGCCGATGCCGCCGCGGACCTCGGGACGGTCGCCCACCCGGGCGCCACGCCCTCCGTACCGCCGACGCACCTCCTCTACTACGCGGCCGCCCTGGCCCGGCAGTTGGAACTCACCCCGCCGACGTCCCACGACGGCTGGACCGACCCGTTCTCCCTTCCGTCCGGCTGGCGCCTCGGCGGCGAGACCGCCTGGACCACCCACCGGCTCCGGGTCCCCGGCCAGGACCCGGTGTCGGTGAGCGTACGACCTGTCACTGCCAGCAACGTAGCCGAGGCCACTGACAATCCTTCAGGCAGTACGCCTGACCTGCACATTCGTATCGGCGACGGGCCCGTCCAGCAGGTTCGGGCCACACAGTCCGGCCGGCGACTGCACCTCACGGTCGACGGCTTGCGGACGACGTTCGCACACGCCACCGACAATCCGTCGGGCCAGCCCGCCGCCGGACCGGTGACCTGGCTCGGAATCGACGGCGACGCCTGGGCCCTGCACCCGTACGACCCGGTGGGGGACCGGTCCGCCGCCGGCGGCGCCCACCACGGCGCGCTGACCGCCCCGATGCCCGGCACCGTCACGGTGGTCAAGACCTCGGCCGGCGAGCAGGTCCGCCGGGGCCAAGCCCTGCTCGTGCTGGAGGCGATGAAGATGGAACACGTGATCGCCGCACCGCACGACGGCACGGTGAGCGAACTGCGCGCCGTCGCCGGTGCGACGGTGGCGATGGAGGAACTCCTCGTCGTCGTCACCCCGGACGACGCCGCGGCGCCCGCCCCCGTCGGGGTGACCTCGTGA
- a CDS encoding hydroxymethylglutaryl-CoA lyase — protein sequence MDLGLPAPVPDPALPAEVRIHEVGPRDGLQNENTLVPVEVKAEFIARLAAAGLRTVEATSFVHPKWVPQLADAEELVPRLADLPARHPGLRLPVLVPNERGLERALVHGVGDIAVFASATETFARRNLNRSADEAMAMFEPVVRRATEAGLRVRGYLSMCFGDPWEGPVPPEQVIGFGVRLLEMGCEELSLGDTIGVATPGQVGALLDGFARAGVPAGRLAVHFHDTYGQALSNTLAALRAGITTVDASAGGLGGCPYAKSATGNLATEDLVWMLHGLGIRTGVDLRALVEASAWMADRLGRPSPSRAVQALAGGRA from the coding sequence CTGGACCTCGGCCTGCCCGCCCCGGTGCCGGACCCGGCCCTGCCCGCCGAGGTCCGCATCCACGAGGTGGGTCCGCGCGACGGACTGCAGAACGAGAACACGCTGGTCCCGGTCGAGGTGAAGGCCGAATTCATCGCCCGGCTGGCCGCGGCCGGCCTGCGGACCGTCGAGGCGACCAGCTTCGTCCACCCGAAATGGGTGCCGCAGCTCGCCGACGCGGAGGAGCTGGTGCCCCGGCTCGCCGACCTGCCGGCCCGTCACCCGGGCCTGCGGCTACCGGTCCTGGTCCCCAACGAGCGCGGTCTCGAACGCGCACTGGTCCACGGCGTCGGCGACATCGCGGTGTTCGCCAGCGCCACCGAGACCTTCGCCCGGCGCAACCTCAACCGGTCCGCCGACGAGGCGATGGCGATGTTCGAGCCGGTGGTCCGACGGGCCACCGAGGCCGGGCTGCGCGTACGCGGCTACCTGTCGATGTGCTTCGGCGACCCGTGGGAGGGGCCGGTCCCGCCCGAGCAGGTGATCGGCTTCGGGGTCCGCCTGCTGGAGATGGGCTGCGAGGAGCTGAGCCTCGGTGACACCATCGGCGTGGCCACCCCGGGCCAGGTCGGCGCCCTGCTGGACGGCTTCGCCCGGGCCGGCGTGCCGGCCGGCCGGCTCGCCGTGCACTTCCACGACACCTACGGCCAGGCGCTGAGCAACACGCTGGCCGCGCTGCGCGCTGGGATCACCACCGTGGACGCCTCGGCGGGCGGCCTCGGCGGCTGCCCCTACGCGAAGAGCGCCACCGGCAACCTCGCCACCGAGGACCTGGTCTGGATGCTCCACGGCCTCGGCATCCGGACCGGCGTCGACCTCCGCGCACTGGTCGAGGCCAGCGCCTGGATGGCCGACCGGCTCGGCCGCCCCAGCCCTTCCCGCGCCGTCCAGGCACTCGCCGGGGGCCGGGCCTGA
- a CDS encoding acyl-CoA dehydrogenase family protein has product MLDHRLDSEYEELRRTVAEFAQDVVAPKIGEFYEQGEFPYEIVKEMGRLGLFGLPFPEEYGGMGGDYFALGLALEELARVDSSVAITLEAAVSLGAMPIYRYGTEEQKREWLPRLTSGELLGAFGLTEPEGGSDAGATRTTARYDEATDEWVINGTKCFITNSGTEITGLVTVTALTEPIARSSEDGGKLSPQREISSIIVPTGTPGFQVSKKYSKVGWNASDTRELSFTDCRVPAANLLGERGRGYAQFLRILDEGRIAIAALATGLAQGCVDQSLTYAATRRAFGRPIGANQVIQFKLADMEMRAHTSRLAWRDAASRLLHSEPFKKEAAIAKLYSSEAAVDNAREATQIHGGYGFMNEFPVARFWRDCKILEIGEGTSEVQRMLIARELGMTP; this is encoded by the coding sequence ATGCTCGATCACCGGCTGGATTCCGAGTACGAGGAACTGCGCCGCACCGTCGCCGAATTCGCCCAGGACGTGGTCGCCCCCAAGATCGGGGAGTTCTACGAGCAGGGCGAGTTCCCGTACGAGATCGTCAAGGAGATGGGCCGGCTCGGCCTGTTCGGCCTGCCCTTCCCCGAGGAGTACGGCGGCATGGGCGGCGACTACTTCGCCCTCGGCCTCGCCCTGGAGGAGCTCGCCCGGGTCGACTCCTCGGTGGCGATCACCCTGGAGGCGGCCGTGTCGCTGGGCGCGATGCCGATCTACCGGTACGGCACGGAGGAGCAGAAGCGCGAGTGGCTGCCCCGGCTGACCTCCGGCGAACTCCTCGGCGCCTTCGGCCTGACCGAGCCCGAGGGTGGCTCCGACGCCGGTGCCACCCGCACCACGGCCCGCTACGACGAGGCCACCGACGAGTGGGTGATCAACGGCACCAAGTGCTTCATCACCAACTCCGGTACCGAGATCACCGGCCTGGTCACGGTCACCGCGCTCACCGAACCGATCGCTCGTTCGAGTGAAGACGGCGGAAAGCTCTCGCCTCAGCGGGAGATCTCCTCCATCATCGTGCCCACCGGAACACCGGGCTTCCAGGTTTCGAAGAAGTACTCCAAGGTCGGATGGAACGCGTCCGACACCCGTGAACTGTCCTTCACCGACTGCCGCGTCCCCGCGGCCAACCTGCTGGGCGAGCGCGGCCGCGGCTACGCCCAGTTCCTGCGGATCCTCGACGAGGGCCGCATCGCCATCGCCGCCCTGGCCACCGGCCTGGCCCAGGGATGCGTCGACCAGTCGCTCACCTACGCCGCCACCCGCCGGGCCTTCGGCCGCCCGATCGGTGCCAACCAGGTCATCCAGTTCAAGCTCGCCGACATGGAGATGCGCGCCCACACCTCCCGCCTGGCCTGGCGGGACGCCGCCTCCCGGCTGCTGCACTCCGAACCGTTCAAGAAGGAGGCAGCCATCGCGAAGCTGTACTCCTCGGAGGCCGCTGTCGACAACGCCCGGGAAGCCACCCAGATCCACGGCGGCTACGGCTTCATGAACGAATTCCCGGTCGCGCGCTTCTGGCGTGACTGCAAGATCCTCGAAATCGGCGAAGGCACCTCGGAGGTCCAGCGCATGCTCATCGCCCGCGAGCTCGGCATGACTCCCTGA
- a CDS encoding TetR/AcrR family transcriptional regulator, which yields MSNVPATSALPRRDQIRKEAARLFAARGFLGVGVDEIGKAVGISGPGLYRHFPGKDAMLADLLVGISERLLEEGRRRAGDHVGEGGDAQGAQDALDALISGHVDFALDDRDLITLHDRELLHLKEEDRRRVRRLQRGYLELWVDAVRRAFPALAGPAEEPVARAAVHAVFGLLNSTPHSLGPNVAQGEWAGLPRDSMAALLHSLAQGAFAAAAGSAGKSGA from the coding sequence ATGTCGAACGTCCCAGCCACCTCCGCGCTCCCACGCCGTGACCAGATCCGCAAGGAAGCGGCACGGCTGTTCGCCGCCCGGGGATTCCTCGGGGTGGGCGTGGACGAGATCGGCAAGGCGGTCGGGATCAGCGGCCCCGGTCTCTACCGCCACTTCCCGGGCAAGGACGCGATGCTCGCGGACCTGCTGGTCGGCATCAGTGAGCGGCTGCTGGAGGAGGGCCGCCGCCGGGCGGGGGACCACGTGGGCGAGGGTGGCGATGCCCAGGGGGCCCAGGATGCCCTGGATGCCCTGATCAGTGGACATGTCGACTTTGCGCTCGACGATCGCGACCTGATCACGCTCCACGACCGTGAACTGCTGCACCTCAAGGAGGAGGACCGCCGCCGGGTCCGGCGGCTGCAGCGCGGCTACCTCGAACTCTGGGTGGATGCCGTCCGGCGGGCCTTCCCGGCGCTGGCCGGTCCCGCCGAGGAGCCGGTGGCCCGGGCGGCCGTGCACGCGGTCTTCGGGCTGCTCAACTCCACCCCGCACAGCCTCGGTCCGAACGTGGCCCAGGGCGAATGGGCGGGCCTGCCCCGCGACAGCATGGCGGCACTGCTGCACAGCCTCGCCCAGGGGGCCTTCGCGGCCGCCGCCGGATCGGCGGGCAAGTCCGGCGCCTGA
- a CDS encoding carboxyl transferase domain-containing protein produces the protein MVFSTVGASTGVFGSPNVGPAPRPSMAPSGGPGGAGSTGGTGAFAGTGGAGAAAAPAPRLASAADPGSDAFRSNATAHRALVAELRDKLATAALGGGAKARARHTARGKLLPRDRVDTLLDPGSPFLELAPLAADGMYDGAAPAAGVIAGIGRVAGREVVVVANDATVKGGTYYPMTVKKHLRAQEVALENRLPCIYLVDSGGAFLPMQDEVFPDRDHFGRIFYNQARLSAAGIPQIAAVLGSCTAGGAYVPAMSDQAVIVREQGTIFLGGPPLVKAATGEVVTAEELGGGDLHSRTSGVTDHLAEDDAHALSIVRTIVAGLGPRAARPWPLSPAEPPAVDPAGLYGAVPVDPRTPYDVREVIARLVDGSRFAEFKAEYGATLVTGFARIHGHPVGIVANNGVLFSESALKGAHFIELCDQRGIPLLFLQNITGFMVGRQYEAGGIAKHGAKMVNAVACTRVPKLTVVIGGSYGAGNYSMCGRAYSPRFLWMWPGAKISVMGGEQAASVLATVRRDQVEAQGGEPWAAEAEEEFKRPVREQYERQGNAYYATARLWDDGVIDPMDTRTVLGLALTACSNAPLPAPGPYGVFRM, from the coding sequence ATGGTCTTCTCAACCGTCGGTGCATCGACCGGCGTATTCGGCAGCCCGAACGTCGGCCCGGCGCCGCGCCCATCCATGGCGCCGTCGGGCGGACCCGGCGGCGCAGGCAGTACGGGCGGTACCGGTGCCTTCGCCGGCACCGGTGGAGCGGGCGCAGCCGCGGCTCCGGCCCCCCGGCTCGCCAGCGCCGCCGACCCCGGCTCGGATGCCTTCCGGTCCAACGCCACCGCCCATCGGGCGCTGGTCGCCGAGCTGCGCGACAAGCTCGCCACCGCGGCGCTCGGCGGCGGGGCCAAGGCCCGCGCCCGCCACACCGCACGCGGCAAGCTGCTCCCCCGTGACCGGGTGGACACCCTGCTCGACCCGGGCTCGCCCTTCCTGGAGCTGGCCCCCCTGGCCGCCGACGGCATGTACGACGGGGCCGCGCCGGCCGCCGGCGTCATCGCGGGCATCGGCCGGGTCGCCGGGCGCGAGGTCGTCGTGGTGGCCAACGACGCCACCGTCAAGGGCGGCACGTACTACCCGATGACGGTGAAGAAGCACCTGCGGGCCCAGGAAGTGGCGCTGGAGAACCGGCTGCCCTGCATCTACCTGGTCGACTCCGGCGGGGCCTTCCTCCCCATGCAGGACGAGGTCTTCCCGGACCGGGACCACTTCGGCCGGATCTTCTACAACCAGGCGCGGCTCTCCGCCGCCGGGATCCCGCAGATCGCGGCCGTGCTCGGCTCGTGCACCGCCGGCGGCGCGTACGTCCCGGCGATGAGCGACCAGGCGGTGATCGTCCGCGAACAGGGCACCATCTTCCTGGGCGGCCCGCCGCTGGTGAAAGCGGCGACCGGCGAAGTGGTCACCGCCGAGGAACTGGGCGGCGGCGACCTGCACTCCCGCACCTCGGGCGTGACGGACCACCTGGCCGAGGACGACGCCCACGCGCTCTCCATCGTGCGGACCATCGTGGCCGGTCTCGGCCCCCGGGCGGCCCGGCCCTGGCCGCTCTCCCCCGCCGAACCGCCCGCGGTTGACCCGGCCGGACTCTACGGAGCCGTGCCGGTGGACCCGCGCACGCCGTACGACGTGCGCGAGGTGATCGCCCGGCTGGTCGACGGGAGCCGCTTCGCCGAGTTCAAGGCCGAGTACGGTGCCACCCTGGTGACCGGCTTCGCCCGGATCCACGGCCACCCGGTCGGCATCGTCGCCAACAACGGCGTGCTGTTCTCGGAGTCCGCCCTGAAGGGCGCCCACTTCATCGAACTGTGCGACCAGCGCGGCATCCCCCTCCTCTTCCTGCAGAACATCACCGGCTTCATGGTCGGCCGGCAGTACGAGGCCGGCGGCATCGCCAAGCACGGCGCCAAGATGGTCAACGCCGTCGCCTGCACCCGGGTACCCAAGCTCACCGTGGTGATCGGCGGCTCCTACGGCGCCGGCAACTACTCGATGTGCGGCCGGGCGTACTCACCCCGCTTCCTCTGGATGTGGCCCGGGGCCAAGATCTCGGTGATGGGCGGCGAGCAGGCCGCCTCGGTGCTGGCCACGGTGCGCCGCGACCAGGTGGAGGCGCAGGGCGGCGAGCCGTGGGCCGCCGAGGCCGAGGAGGAGTTCAAGCGGCCCGTTCGCGAGCAGTACGAGCGGCAGGGCAACGCGTACTACGCCACGGCCCGGCTCTGGGACGACGGGGTCATCGACCCGATGGACACCCGGACCGTGCTCGGCCTCGCACTGACCGCCTGCTCCAACGCGCCGCTGCCCGCCCCCGGACCGTACGGCGTCTTCCGGATGTGA